The following proteins are encoded in a genomic region of Micrococcaceae bacterium Sec5.8:
- the dinB gene encoding DNA polymerase IV has protein sequence MHVDMDAFYVSVELRSRPGLVGRPVIVGYPADRSVVLSASYEARRFGVKSAMPMAVAMRMCPAATVIEPRHRVYQEVSGQIMAIFGSITDLVEPLSVDEAFLDVGGAIRRLGPPRQIGELIRTRVRSELGITASVGIAASKFVAKIASTRCKPDGLLLIGPEETVPYLHSLPVSALWGVGAKTVEVLSRMGIRTVADVAASPLPSLRKVLGASGEHVYRLSWGIDPRPVTPVRLEKSIGAEETFAVDTADEALLHRELLRLAHRTAERLRSAGMHARTVALKLRYADFSTITRSRTVNTPIDSAQLLYAVAVQLLESLGDRPMTVRLVGIRAEQLEEAAQAPLQLSLDRRDDNWRAAEQVLDQVTRKFGTKSVLPARLLDPGNTPG, from the coding sequence ATGCACGTGGACATGGACGCGTTCTATGTTTCCGTGGAGCTGCGCAGCCGCCCGGGGCTCGTTGGCAGGCCTGTCATTGTCGGCTACCCCGCCGACCGCTCCGTCGTACTGTCTGCCTCGTACGAAGCCCGCAGGTTTGGCGTGAAATCGGCCATGCCCATGGCGGTTGCCATGCGCATGTGTCCTGCCGCGACCGTGATCGAGCCCCGGCACAGGGTGTATCAGGAGGTATCGGGCCAGATCATGGCGATCTTCGGGTCGATCACCGATCTTGTGGAGCCACTCAGTGTTGACGAGGCCTTCCTCGACGTCGGCGGCGCCATCCGGCGGCTTGGCCCGCCCCGCCAGATTGGCGAACTCATCCGGACCCGCGTCCGCAGCGAACTGGGCATCACCGCATCCGTGGGTATAGCCGCCAGCAAGTTCGTGGCGAAGATCGCGTCCACCCGCTGCAAGCCGGACGGGTTGTTGCTCATTGGTCCGGAGGAAACAGTCCCGTACCTGCACAGCCTTCCGGTGAGCGCCCTCTGGGGCGTCGGGGCCAAAACAGTGGAGGTGTTGTCCCGGATGGGCATCCGGACCGTCGCCGACGTCGCGGCGTCTCCGCTGCCATCGCTGCGGAAAGTGCTCGGCGCTTCGGGAGAGCACGTATACCGGCTGTCGTGGGGGATTGACCCCCGCCCGGTGACGCCTGTCCGGCTTGAAAAGAGCATAGGTGCGGAAGAGACGTTTGCCGTGGACACGGCGGACGAGGCGTTGCTGCACCGGGAACTGCTGCGCCTTGCGCACCGCACCGCGGAACGGCTCCGCAGCGCCGGCATGCATGCACGCACCGTGGCCCTGAAACTGCGCTACGCCGACTTCTCCACTATCACCCGCAGCCGAACGGTGAACACCCCGATCGACAGCGCGCAGCTGCTGTACGCCGTCGCCGTCCAACTGCTCGAATCCCTCGGCGACCGTCCCATGACCGTACGGCTCGTGGGCATCCGGGCCGAACAGCTCGAGGAGGCAGCGCAGGCACCGCTGCAGTTGAGCCTTGACCGCCGGGACGACAACTGGCGCGCTGCAGAGCAAGTCCTGGACCAAGTGACCCGGAAATTCGGGACAAAGTCGGTGCTGCCGGCGCGGCTCCTGGACCCCGGAAACACGCCGGGCTGA
- a CDS encoding polyprenyl synthetase family protein: MTLAEQLRLEQAAYVAAVAGKLTEFLTARQSVMSSISPDIDPLMGSISNLVTGGKRLRALMCYWGWRGAGGTAGAEEVVTAGSALELFQAAALIHDDIIDRSDTRRGGPSVHRRFSELHAAQDWALDSERFGHAAAILTGDLCLSFSEESFTEIGPSAASGTRARLIFNLMRAEVMAGQYLDILEEVAGPRRDRAGAVSRAQSIIRFKSAKYSTEHPLALGGALAGAHDELLRGYSAFALPLGEAFQLRDDVLGVFGDPVTTGKPAGDDLREGKRTVLIAFALDMASPAESEFIDAKLGRPGLDDTDVDEIRRIIADCGALQATESLIDEFGRAAYSALDLLPLEELPKTALRKLAEATVSRAA, from the coding sequence GTGACCCTCGCGGAGCAGTTGCGCCTGGAACAGGCAGCCTACGTAGCCGCCGTCGCCGGAAAGCTCACCGAGTTCCTCACCGCCCGCCAATCGGTGATGTCCTCGATCTCCCCGGACATCGATCCATTGATGGGATCAATCTCCAACCTCGTTACGGGCGGGAAACGCCTGCGTGCCCTCATGTGCTACTGGGGTTGGCGCGGCGCCGGCGGGACGGCCGGAGCCGAAGAGGTGGTGACCGCAGGGTCGGCGTTGGAGCTTTTCCAGGCCGCGGCGCTGATTCATGATGACATCATCGACCGCTCGGACACCCGCCGGGGCGGACCCAGCGTGCACCGGCGGTTCAGCGAACTGCACGCGGCGCAGGATTGGGCGCTGGACAGCGAACGATTCGGGCACGCGGCTGCCATTCTGACCGGGGATTTGTGCCTGTCCTTCAGCGAGGAATCGTTTACCGAGATTGGCCCGAGCGCTGCTTCCGGAACCCGTGCCCGGCTGATCTTCAACCTGATGCGCGCCGAGGTCATGGCAGGGCAGTATCTTGACATCCTTGAGGAAGTCGCCGGACCGAGGCGTGACCGGGCCGGTGCCGTCAGCCGGGCCCAGTCGATCATCCGCTTCAAGTCGGCCAAATACTCCACTGAACACCCGCTGGCGCTCGGTGGCGCCCTTGCCGGCGCCCACGACGAGCTGCTGCGCGGCTACTCGGCGTTCGCCCTCCCCCTCGGCGAGGCCTTCCAGCTCCGTGATGACGTTCTGGGAGTCTTCGGCGACCCCGTCACGACCGGCAAACCGGCCGGAGATGATCTCCGCGAGGGAAAGCGGACAGTATTGATCGCCTTCGCCCTGGACATGGCCAGCCCGGCCGAGTCGGAGTTCATTGACGCAAAGCTGGGCCGCCCCGGCCTGGACGACACCGACGTGGACGAAATCCGCCGGATCATCGCGGACTGCGGGGCGCTCCAGGCCACAGAGTCGCTCATTGACGAATTTGGGCGTGCCGCTTATTCCGCCTTGGATCTTCTGCCGCTGGAGGAGCTGCCGAAAACGGCGCTCCGCAAGCTGGCGGAGGCCACCGTCAGCCGCGCCGCCTGA
- a CDS encoding DUF3040 domain-containing protein, whose translation MPLSEHEQKLLEQLEKQLHEDDPKFASSMGSDAGRSWSTRHLVIGVLATLAGVVLLLLGVTIQSILVGVLGFVVMGAGVYYATMRGAGAGTAKASGPAGKSGKPRSSFMSNLEQRWDERHRGEP comes from the coding sequence ATGCCGCTCTCGGAGCATGAACAGAAGTTGCTGGAGCAACTTGAGAAGCAGCTGCATGAGGACGATCCCAAATTCGCCAGTTCCATGGGCTCGGACGCCGGGCGGTCGTGGTCGACGCGCCATCTGGTGATCGGCGTTCTGGCCACGTTGGCCGGCGTGGTCCTGTTGCTCCTGGGCGTGACGATCCAAAGCATCCTGGTTGGAGTCCTGGGTTTTGTTGTCATGGGCGCCGGCGTTTATTACGCCACCATGCGTGGTGCCGGGGCCGGCACGGCGAAGGCTTCGGGACCGGCCGGGAAATCCGGCAAGCCCAGGAGTTCATTCATGAGCAATCTCGAGCAACGCTGGGACGAGCGGCACCGCGGCGAGCCCTGA
- the mraZ gene encoding division/cell wall cluster transcriptional repressor MraZ: MFLGTHSPRLDEKGRIILPAKFREELAGGLVLTRGQERCIYVFSEAEFGRVHEQMREAPISSKQARDYIRVFLSGASDEVPDKQGRVTIPAALREYAGLGRELAVIGAGTRAEIWDADAWTEYLAEKETAFSETDDAIPGIL; the protein is encoded by the coding sequence GTGTTTCTCGGCACACATTCGCCGCGCCTGGACGAAAAAGGCCGGATTATTCTCCCCGCCAAGTTCCGCGAGGAGCTCGCGGGCGGACTGGTTCTCACAAGGGGCCAGGAACGCTGCATCTACGTCTTTAGTGAGGCGGAATTCGGCCGGGTTCACGAGCAGATGCGGGAGGCCCCTATCTCCAGCAAGCAGGCGCGGGACTACATCCGTGTGTTCCTCTCAGGAGCCTCCGACGAGGTACCTGACAAGCAAGGGCGCGTGACCATTCCCGCAGCGCTCCGGGAGTACGCAGGGCTCGGCCGGGAACTCGCTGTCATTGGCGCAGGAACCCGCGCGGAAATCTGGGACGCCGACGCTTGGACCGAGTACCTCGCTGAGAAGGAAACGGCCTTCTCGGAGACCGATGACGCAATACCGGGGATTCTCTAG
- a CDS encoding PASTA domain-containing protein, translated as MQDYSSDPLVGTLVDGRYLIQSRLASGGMSTVYVATDQRLERDVALKVLHPHMAGDPQFLDRLGREAKAAARLSHPHVVGVLDQGEDGGVAYLVMEYIKGHTLRDVLKDKGALPPRLALALIDPVVEGLGTAHEAGLIHRDIKPENVLIADDGRIKLGDFGLARAISTSTSTGALIGTVAYLSPELVLGRQADARSDIYSVGIMLYEMITGRQPFEGEVPIQVAYQHVNSAVGAPSEHVPGLAAEIDELVQWCTANDPENRPVDGNSLLSELRHIRRNLSDAELDLRPPAAHPALPPTPGRPVPRPGGTPDSGAAPASGAGTAAGGGATEVIGNPAQPTEFLARGSNPTTVMSSAPRRPGYGPLSAPAEQPYPGSYAPHIGSGQAGAIPASKRIQRRQDRDAERARLRAASTPVRSLHDGDPRRRGLLWILLLVIAALLAGGAGWFFGMGPGSPGTIPQLANKTVAEAQQLLRTAGFQSSIQDVFDDDVAPGLVVGSEPGAGEVIRKFQPVSLAVSKGPELFALPELSGKSLEDAKTILNGAGMALGQISETYDESAPAGTVLGQAPRSGNPVRHGTPVSLTVSKGPQPIPVPNVRGLEQAAAVKAIEAAGLKAAVAPDTVFDRNVPKGAVVSQDPASGNLTKGGTVTLTVSKGPKLIDLPSFIGKQVGEARKALEDLGFEVRVENFLGGFFGTVRDQDPKNTKAPEGSVVTLTVV; from the coding sequence GTGCAGGATTATTCGTCGGACCCTCTCGTTGGCACCCTGGTGGATGGCCGGTACCTGATTCAGTCCAGGCTCGCCAGCGGCGGCATGTCCACTGTCTACGTCGCTACGGACCAAAGGCTGGAACGGGATGTGGCGCTCAAGGTGCTGCACCCGCACATGGCCGGGGACCCGCAGTTCCTCGACCGGCTGGGCCGCGAGGCCAAAGCCGCCGCCCGCCTGTCGCACCCGCACGTCGTGGGGGTGCTGGACCAGGGCGAAGATGGCGGCGTCGCCTACCTGGTGATGGAATACATCAAAGGCCACACCCTCCGCGACGTCCTCAAGGACAAAGGCGCGCTCCCGCCGAGGCTGGCACTGGCACTGATCGACCCGGTCGTTGAAGGCCTGGGTACCGCCCACGAAGCGGGCCTCATCCACCGCGACATCAAACCCGAGAATGTGCTGATCGCGGACGATGGCCGGATCAAACTCGGAGATTTCGGGTTGGCCCGTGCCATTTCGACCTCGACCAGTACCGGAGCCCTGATCGGCACAGTGGCGTACCTCTCCCCTGAGCTTGTGCTCGGCCGGCAGGCCGACGCGCGCAGCGACATCTACTCGGTCGGCATCATGCTCTACGAAATGATCACCGGCAGGCAGCCGTTCGAGGGCGAGGTTCCCATCCAGGTCGCCTACCAGCACGTCAACTCCGCTGTCGGCGCCCCCTCCGAGCACGTGCCGGGGCTCGCTGCCGAAATCGACGAACTCGTGCAGTGGTGCACCGCCAACGACCCGGAAAACCGCCCGGTCGATGGAAACTCGTTACTCTCGGAGTTGCGCCACATCCGGCGGAACCTCAGCGATGCCGAGCTCGACCTGCGACCCCCCGCCGCTCACCCGGCCCTGCCGCCCACGCCCGGCCGGCCAGTCCCGCGGCCCGGCGGCACCCCGGATTCCGGCGCGGCGCCGGCTTCCGGGGCCGGCACCGCTGCCGGCGGCGGTGCCACCGAGGTCATCGGCAACCCAGCCCAGCCAACGGAATTTCTCGCCCGCGGCAGCAACCCGACCACCGTGATGTCGTCCGCCCCGCGCCGCCCCGGCTACGGCCCGCTGTCCGCGCCCGCCGAGCAGCCCTACCCCGGCAGTTACGCCCCGCACATCGGCTCCGGGCAGGCCGGCGCGATTCCTGCCAGCAAGCGGATCCAGCGCAGGCAGGACCGCGATGCGGAGAGAGCCCGTCTGCGGGCGGCGTCCACGCCGGTCCGGAGCCTGCATGACGGAGATCCGCGCCGGCGCGGTTTGCTCTGGATTCTCCTGCTGGTGATTGCAGCGCTCCTGGCGGGCGGTGCTGGCTGGTTTTTCGGCATGGGGCCGGGCTCCCCCGGGACGATCCCGCAGCTCGCGAACAAGACGGTGGCCGAGGCCCAGCAGCTGTTGCGCACGGCCGGATTCCAGTCCAGCATCCAGGACGTCTTCGACGACGACGTTGCCCCCGGGCTGGTGGTGGGATCGGAGCCCGGAGCCGGGGAAGTCATCCGGAAGTTCCAGCCGGTGTCACTGGCTGTTTCCAAGGGTCCTGAACTGTTTGCGCTCCCCGAGCTGTCCGGTAAGTCGTTGGAGGATGCCAAGACCATCCTCAACGGCGCGGGAATGGCGCTGGGGCAGATATCTGAAACATACGACGAATCCGCGCCCGCCGGCACGGTTCTGGGACAGGCGCCCCGCAGCGGCAACCCCGTCCGGCACGGCACTCCGGTAAGCCTCACTGTCTCCAAAGGACCGCAACCCATTCCGGTGCCAAATGTGCGCGGGCTGGAGCAGGCCGCCGCGGTCAAGGCCATCGAAGCTGCCGGCCTGAAGGCTGCCGTGGCACCGGACACCGTCTTTGACCGGAACGTGCCCAAGGGCGCCGTGGTTTCGCAGGATCCGGCCTCCGGGAATCTGACCAAGGGCGGCACCGTCACCTTGACCGTTTCCAAGGGACCGAAGCTGATTGACCTTCCGAGCTTCATTGGCAAGCAGGTCGGCGAGGCCCGCAAGGCACTTGAGGACCTGGGGTTTGAGGTCCGCGTCGAGAATTTCCTGGGCGGTTTCTTCGGCACCGTTCGGGACCAGGATCCAAAGAACACCAAAGCCCCGGAGGGATCCGTCGTCACCCTGACCGTGGTGTGA
- a CDS encoding LysM peptidoglycan-binding domain-containing protein yields the protein MTTFRSPRPAARPSLPMIAATTAALPAVILSSLAIAQPAAAESRPSAIPATLAAAMQAQAQSHTVRSLAPAVIPAGFLPAAVPSAFRPTQVPAPAQYTIARGDTISGIAGKFGMDTHAILKLNQLQANTIIYPGQKITLGGQAAAPAVPAAPAVPAAPSSSYTVKSGDTLSAISARHGAKLSEVLSWNGLNMGSTIYPGQKIRIGGGSAAPAPSAPATPSAPAPVAPAATPAPASYTIKSGDTLSGIAARNGIKLADLLSANRLSMSSIIYPGQKLALRGGSLAPAATKPGATVTPLVPSTFLGYSYPAAVVNSANQNKALLNASPVPSRAQMKTIVTDSARRMGVDPALALAFAFQESSFDHRSVSPANAIGTMQVIPSSGQWASDLVGRKLNLLDPYDNATAGVAIIRQLVRSSPNLDSAIAGYYQGQYSVSKYGLYEDTKRYVQSIKAHRNTFG from the coding sequence ATGACGACGTTTCGTTCGCCTAGACCTGCCGCGAGGCCCAGCCTGCCCATGATCGCGGCCACAACGGCGGCCCTTCCCGCCGTCATTCTGTCTTCCCTGGCGATCGCCCAGCCGGCCGCGGCGGAGTCGCGCCCCAGCGCCATCCCGGCCACCCTTGCCGCAGCGATGCAGGCGCAGGCCCAGTCCCACACTGTCCGGTCGCTGGCTCCGGCCGTTATCCCTGCGGGCTTCCTTCCGGCCGCCGTGCCGTCCGCTTTCCGCCCCACCCAGGTCCCGGCTCCGGCCCAGTACACGATTGCCCGCGGTGACACGATCAGCGGGATCGCCGGCAAGTTCGGCATGGACACCCATGCCATCCTGAAGCTGAACCAGCTGCAGGCCAACACCATCATCTACCCCGGCCAGAAGATCACGCTCGGCGGCCAGGCGGCAGCCCCGGCCGTTCCCGCGGCCCCGGCCGTTCCCGCGGCTCCCAGCAGCTCCTATACCGTGAAATCAGGCGACACCCTCAGCGCCATCTCGGCCCGCCACGGTGCCAAGCTCTCGGAAGTGCTTAGCTGGAACGGGCTCAACATGGGCTCCACTATCTACCCTGGCCAGAAGATCAGGATTGGCGGCGGCAGTGCTGCCCCCGCCCCCTCTGCTCCGGCCACACCTTCGGCTCCAGCTCCGGTGGCGCCGGCCGCCACTCCGGCACCGGCTTCCTACACCATTAAATCCGGCGATACCCTCTCCGGCATCGCGGCCAGGAACGGCATCAAGCTTGCTGACCTCCTCTCCGCCAACCGGCTGAGCATGAGCAGCATCATCTACCCCGGCCAGAAGCTCGCGCTTCGGGGCGGGTCCCTTGCACCGGCCGCCACGAAGCCCGGAGCCACGGTGACTCCCCTCGTTCCGAGCACCTTCCTTGGCTACAGCTACCCGGCCGCCGTGGTCAATTCCGCCAACCAGAACAAGGCCCTGCTCAATGCTTCGCCGGTCCCCAGCCGCGCGCAGATGAAGACCATCGTGACGGACTCCGCCCGCCGCATGGGAGTGGACCCGGCGCTCGCCCTGGCCTTCGCCTTCCAGGAATCCAGCTTCGACCACCGCTCGGTGTCCCCGGCCAACGCGATCGGCACCATGCAGGTCATTCCGTCCTCCGGCCAGTGGGCCTCGGACCTCGTGGGGCGCAAGTTGAACTTGCTGGACCCGTATGACAACGCCACGGCAGGCGTCGCCATCATCCGCCAGCTGGTCCGTTCCAGCCCGAACCTGGACTCAGCCATCGCAGGCTACTACCAGGGTCAGTACTCCGTCAGTAAGTACGGCCTGTACGAGGACACCAAGCGTTACGTACAGTCGATTAAGGCGCACCGGAACACTTTCGGCTAG
- the rsmH gene encoding 16S rRNA (cytosine(1402)-N(4))-methyltransferase RsmH, with the protein MTDANQSKPTSERHVPVLKDRCISLLAPGFEAARRRGETPVVIDATLGMGGHAEAMLQRFPDLHLIGIDRDEEALALAGERLRPFADRIDLVHAVYDEIPDVLEDLGFEEVHGVLLDLGVSSLQLDERQRGFAYSFDAPLDMRMDMSRGQTAADVVNNYSEEDLVRIIRKWGEEKFAGRIANRIVTTRSEKPFTTTGELVEQIRDVVPSGAAKSGGHPAKRTFQALRIEVNEELDVLERAIPAAIAATAVGGRVVAMSYHSLEDKIVKTFFQAGSKSSAPLGFPVELEEHKAELKTLTKGTEVPTADEIAENPRAASARLRAVERIKARRAA; encoded by the coding sequence ATGACGGACGCCAACCAGTCGAAGCCCACGTCCGAACGGCATGTGCCGGTCCTGAAGGACCGGTGCATCAGTTTGTTGGCCCCGGGATTCGAGGCGGCGCGCCGCCGTGGCGAAACCCCCGTGGTCATCGACGCCACCCTGGGCATGGGCGGCCATGCCGAGGCCATGCTGCAGCGGTTCCCGGACCTGCACCTGATCGGGATCGACCGTGATGAGGAAGCCCTGGCACTCGCGGGGGAGCGCCTTCGGCCCTTCGCCGACCGGATTGACTTGGTGCACGCCGTGTATGACGAAATTCCTGACGTCCTGGAGGACCTCGGCTTTGAAGAGGTCCATGGCGTCCTTTTGGACCTCGGCGTCTCCTCGCTCCAGCTCGACGAACGCCAACGCGGATTCGCTTACTCGTTCGACGCCCCGCTGGACATGCGCATGGACATGAGCCGCGGCCAGACTGCCGCGGACGTCGTCAACAACTACAGCGAAGAGGACCTCGTCCGGATCATTCGGAAATGGGGCGAGGAGAAATTCGCCGGCCGCATCGCCAACCGCATCGTCACCACACGTTCCGAGAAACCGTTCACCACGACGGGAGAGCTCGTCGAACAAATCCGGGATGTCGTCCCGTCCGGCGCGGCCAAGTCGGGAGGACACCCCGCGAAGCGCACCTTCCAGGCGCTCCGGATTGAGGTCAATGAAGAGCTCGACGTCCTGGAACGCGCCATTCCGGCTGCCATCGCAGCGACCGCCGTCGGCGGCCGCGTGGTGGCGATGTCCTACCACTCATTGGAAGACAAGATCGTCAAAACGTTCTTCCAGGCAGGATCCAAATCCTCCGCGCCCCTCGGCTTCCCCGTGGAGCTCGAAGAGCACAAAGCCGAACTGAAAACTTTGACGAAGGGTACTGAGGTACCCACCGCCGACGAAATCGCAGAAAATCCACGTGCCGCTTCCGCCAGGCTCCGCGCCGTGGAACGCATCAAAGCCAGGAGGGCCGCATGA
- a CDS encoding Rv2175c family DNA-binding protein: MSNVESLVGEWLPLPDVAQLLNVSITKVHALLDERAVAALRVGERRIRCVPAEFIQDGHAVESLKGTIVVLADAGYSDEELITWLFTPDESLRGRPIDALREGRKTEIRRRAQSLAW, translated from the coding sequence GTGAGTAATGTAGAAAGCCTTGTGGGCGAATGGCTGCCCCTGCCCGATGTCGCACAGCTGTTGAACGTATCGATTACCAAGGTCCACGCCCTCCTGGACGAGCGGGCGGTGGCCGCGCTGCGGGTCGGTGAGCGCCGGATCCGCTGTGTCCCCGCGGAGTTCATCCAGGACGGTCACGCCGTTGAGAGTCTCAAGGGAACCATTGTGGTCCTGGCCGATGCGGGTTATTCCGATGAGGAACTTATCACCTGGCTGTTCACCCCTGATGAATCACTGCGGGGCCGTCCGATCGACGCCCTGCGTGAAGGCCGCAAAACCGAAATCCGTCGCCGGGCACAGTCCCTGGCCTGGTAG
- a CDS encoding penicillin-binding protein 2, whose protein sequence is MAQKTGKAVKTKAPSATRRLRLGLGVMLTLLLVVGGKLFMVQGLDAGGMAEAALQNRLTPIELPAERGSILDSNGNILASSVIRYNLVVDQTVNTKTESFRRLEPVDGKEELVKISRDQGISELADVLGMDEDAVKTALTGDQRYYIVAKDLKPDVEDRISKLQIPGVVTEGTSKRVYPNGSVAGGIVGFLKDGTTGQAGLEQTQDEILKGTPGKRLFEIGADGLRIPVGVDQLTPAVDGKDVKLTLNSDLQYFAQQAIQSQRDKLSAEWGVVIVQDIKTGNIVAMADTNAPDPNDPGKVDAKDRGVRAVTAAYEPGSVEKMITASALIEEGLSSPLDKFTIPPSYTVDGQTFNDAFTHGTEDRTLAGILGWSMNTGTVMAGQRLSKEQRYNWLKKFGIGEAPDVGLPAQAQGILTPYEQWDGRQEYTVLFGQGVSQSTLQTVRAFQSIANNGVMLQPRLIDSYVNPDGTEEKAPVQDPRTIVSPDTARQVRDILESAVTEGQIKEAGLDGYRVGAKTGTSQSPCDDGTAGFCGFTASMVGMAPMDDPRFIVEVVLQRPKGDIYGISNGPVFRSVMSQALRTYNVPPSTGTPARLPQYAKK, encoded by the coding sequence GTGGCGCAGAAGACCGGCAAGGCCGTCAAGACGAAAGCGCCGAGCGCGACGCGGCGCCTGCGGCTGGGGCTCGGCGTCATGCTGACGCTCCTGCTCGTCGTCGGCGGAAAACTCTTCATGGTCCAGGGCCTGGACGCAGGGGGCATGGCCGAGGCCGCGCTCCAGAACAGACTGACTCCCATTGAACTGCCCGCTGAGCGCGGCAGCATCCTTGACTCCAACGGAAACATCCTGGCCAGCAGCGTCATCCGCTACAACCTGGTTGTTGACCAGACAGTCAACACCAAAACCGAGTCGTTCCGCCGGCTGGAGCCGGTGGACGGCAAAGAAGAGCTCGTCAAGATCTCCCGCGACCAGGGCATCTCGGAGCTGGCCGACGTTCTGGGCATGGACGAAGACGCCGTCAAGACCGCCCTGACCGGGGACCAGCGCTATTACATCGTGGCGAAGGACCTCAAGCCTGACGTCGAGGACCGGATCTCCAAGCTCCAAATCCCCGGCGTCGTCACCGAAGGCACCAGCAAACGGGTGTACCCCAACGGCTCGGTGGCCGGCGGAATTGTCGGATTCCTGAAGGACGGCACCACCGGCCAGGCGGGGTTGGAGCAGACCCAGGACGAGATCCTCAAGGGCACCCCGGGCAAACGGCTGTTCGAGATCGGTGCCGACGGCCTGCGCATCCCGGTCGGGGTAGACCAGCTGACTCCGGCCGTGGACGGCAAGGACGTCAAACTCACCCTGAACTCCGACCTCCAGTACTTTGCCCAACAAGCGATCCAGAGCCAGCGGGACAAGCTCAGCGCCGAGTGGGGCGTCGTGATCGTCCAGGACATCAAGACCGGCAACATCGTCGCCATGGCGGACACCAACGCACCGGACCCCAACGACCCTGGCAAAGTCGATGCCAAGGACCGCGGTGTCCGCGCAGTGACCGCCGCCTACGAGCCCGGGTCGGTGGAAAAGATGATCACAGCTTCCGCCCTGATCGAGGAGGGACTGTCCAGCCCGCTGGACAAGTTCACCATTCCGCCCTCCTACACCGTCGATGGCCAGACGTTCAATGACGCCTTCACCCATGGCACCGAGGACCGGACCCTCGCCGGCATCCTCGGCTGGTCCATGAACACCGGTACCGTCATGGCCGGGCAACGGCTCAGCAAAGAGCAGCGCTACAACTGGTTGAAGAAGTTCGGCATCGGGGAAGCTCCGGACGTCGGCCTTCCGGCGCAGGCCCAGGGCATCCTGACCCCCTACGAGCAATGGGACGGCCGCCAGGAGTACACCGTTTTGTTCGGCCAGGGCGTCTCGCAGTCGACGCTGCAGACTGTCCGGGCATTCCAGAGCATCGCCAACAACGGTGTGATGCTCCAGCCGAGGTTGATCGACAGTTACGTCAATCCGGACGGCACCGAGGAAAAAGCACCTGTGCAGGATCCGCGGACAATTGTTTCCCCGGACACCGCCCGGCAGGTGCGGGACATCCTGGAGAGCGCCGTCACCGAAGGCCAGATCAAGGAAGCAGGACTCGACGGCTACCGGGTCGGAGCAAAAACGGGCACGTCGCAATCTCCCTGCGATGACGGGACCGCCGGCTTCTGCGGCTTCACGGCGTCCATGGTGGGGATGGCGCCGATGGATGATCCGCGGTTTATTGTTGAAGTGGTCCTGCAACGGCCCAAGGGCGATATCTACGGAATCTCGAACGGACCGGTCTTCCGGTCGGTCATGAGCCAGGCACTGCGGACTTACAACGTCCCGCCGTCCACCGGTACGCCCGCCCGGCTGCCGCAATACGCCAAGAAATAG